The Arcobacter sp. CECT 8986 DNA window TCTATTTGCTAAGTTTTCATGTTTTAAAGACATAGTTTCTAGCATATTTAAAATAGTATCATTTACTATATCTTGTGGGTTTAGGTTTACATTAAGTAAAATACTTTTATTTGTAATAAGTTTTTCAAAACATATTTTCAATACTCTTTTTGAGATATTTCTTAAAATAAAAGTTCCATTTATCACTGGTAGTATTTCATTTGGATATGCTATTGTTCCATCTTTTTTAACTATTCTAAGAAGTGCTTCATATCTAACTGTATCTTGAGTAGAAGTATCTACTATTTTTTGGTAGTGGCAAACTACTCTTTTTTCATCAATTGCTTCTTTTATCTCATTTATTGTTAGTTTGCATTTTTCATTTGAAATATTTTTTTCATTGTATATTTGAATATTATTTCTACCTTTACTTTTTGCACTATAAAGTGCAATATCTGCAAGTTTAAAGGCTTTTGCAAATGTTTTTGATTTGTGTGGTTCTAGGTTTACACCTATTGAAACAGTAATATCAATAGTTTCATTTTCATTTATTTGAAACTTATCTTTTTGGATATTTGTAAAAATTCTTTCGATTACATTTATTGCTGTGTAACTATCTATTCTTTTTGTTTTTGCAAGGATTAAAAACTCTTCTCCACCATATCTTATAACAATATCGTCTTTTTTTCTTGTAGAGTTTAAAATAATTCGACCAATATTTTTTAGTATCTTATCACCAGCATCATGCCCATAAGTATCATTTACTAATTTAAAATAATCAATATCAATAGCAGCAATAATATAATCATCTAAATTTATAAATGACTCATACTCTTGTAAATAATTTCTATTATAAACATTAGTTAGCTTATCAATATATGCTGTTTTCTTTACGCTATTGTATCTTTTTGACTGAATCAATAATACCAGTAAAAATAGAACTAATATAAATAAAGTAGCAATAAGAGAGTCTTTTATCCATGAGATGATTTTATTTATCTCTTTTACTTTTTTTATAGAGAAATCTATTGCAAGAAGTAGCTCTACTTTGTCTTTATTTAAAATAGGAACTAAGTAAGTAATAGATATTTGTTTTAGTAATTTATTTTGAATAATTAAAGGCTGTTTTGTTTTATAAACGTCTACCCATTTTTCATTATCTATGTCAAATTTTTGGTTTAAAAAAGCTTTATTACTTTTTTTTGCACCATCTACTAAAAATCTAAAAACTCCCCTCTTATCTTTATACAATAAATAGGCATATTTTATATTTTGAGTAACAAGTGTCTCTAAATTTGTCTCTATTTTTTTGTGAATTGTGTGGCTTTTAAGTATTTGTGTAGAAAATTGCGATTTTGTAGATAGTGTGCCTTGAATCAAGTCAGCACTGTTTTGGACGATGGACTTAACATCAGCAGTTGAGATTTCAATCATTTCTGATTGTATCTTCTCTTCTAGCTTGATAATACCAAATAATAAAAACGTTAAAAATATTGCGGATAAAAAAGAAAATAAAATTAAATAAAATGAATTCTTTAAAGTACTCAATTAAAATCCTCAATAAATTTTTGATAACTATTTGGTAATGATATATCTTTTGTCATTAATCTATTCTTTATGAAAACTATATTTGGTCTACTTTTGCTCCAGAAAAAGGCACCTACAAAAATATTATTATTTAATAATTTTCTATAATTGTTAGTAAAAAAAATCGCTTTTGAATTTTTGCATTTTGTAATCACATCAAAATCTTTTTTGATATATACAAAATCTGCATCTTGGCAATTTTTACTTAAGACAAATAACTTAGAGTATATTTCACTCTCAACTGAAGTAATTTCAGGAATATATATCTTTATATCATCTTTTTTGTTTATTGATAGATGCGCGATATTTGAAATAATCTTAGATTCAAGTTCTATTGCTTTGTTGTATTTATTTACTAAGAAAGTATACTGCTGTGACATAAGCAATGATGTTAATGATAATAATAGTAATAAAATTCTCATTAGAACACCCACTTCATGCTAAGCATAAAATTTTTCTGTCTATCTTCATATGAGAAGTTACTTCCATCTACTAAACCATCTTGATATAAGCTTTCTGTCGACTTATCTAAAAGGTTTGAACCTCGTAAACTAATAGAAAAATCATCCGTATAATTATATGTAACACCCATATTCAAATCATATGAACTTGGAACATGCGTATCAATATAACTATATGAATTTCTATAAATCACTGAAGTAAAGTAACTAAACTTGCCATGCTCTCCAAAGAACTTAGCATATCCACCTTTACTTGAGTTGTTTAGCTCTTGATTTAACTTAGTTGTATAATAGTTTAAAACAATTTTATTGTTTGCATCTAGTTGATAATCATACTTAAATGTCAAACCTTTTGAGTGTACTTGCTCTTCAATATTTCTAAACCCAACAGGAGTTAAGTATAAAAAGTCTGTAATTCTAACATCATTGAAAATTACTCTAAATTTAGAGTTTTCTGTTGTAAATACTCCTTCAGCAGTATAAACATCATACTTTTGTGAGTTCAAGTCTGTCTTTGTACTCTTATCAGCAAAATCTACACTATAAAATGTAGGTGGTAGAATAGTTCTTGTGTAAAAAGTCTTAAATCCTAAGTTTTCATAAGGTGTATAAATAAACCCTACTCTATAAAGTTTATCTGTTGTATCTTCTACTAAGTCATTTCTTTTGTATTTGTTTATTTTACTATTTACAATGAAAGAGAAGTTATCAAAAACTTTATACTCATTTTCAAAAAATAGTGAATATACTTTTTCTTCGTTGAAACCATTATAAGCATCATCATATTCTGTAACTTGATTTAAGAAGTTTGTTGTTTTTCTACTTTTTACATCATAATCTTTTTTTGAAAAAGATATACCTGTTAGTAAGTTGTTATTTTTGTATTTAAAATCTTTAGTTAAACTTGCATCAATTTTAGTAAACTTTAACTTCTCTTCAAACTTTTGAGGAACAGAGAAAGGTAAACCTGGCCCAAAATCCAAAACAGGAGTCAAAGACAATCCAACCATAGGATTAGGAAGAGCGCTATTTGTCTCTTCGTTTTCTCGATAATTTACATTATAAGATAGTCTTGCTTTTAGTGAATTATCATAAAGGAACTTTCTTGTTATATCAACATAAAAATCTTTTGTATTTATCTTTCCATCATCAGGTACAACATCAGAAGAGATACCCATAAAAACATCTTTTTCTGCTTTTGAATAACCAATATCGATATTTGTTTTATCTTTATTAAGTTGTAAATATCCATAATTTCTTGTTTCGTTATTATCTAGGTCTTGACCTTTGTATTGTTCTGTTTGATGTTTGTTATATTTTCTAAAGTATGCTAAATAAGACCAACCATTTTCAAGTGTTTGAGAGTGCATAAAAGATTCTGCATTTGTACCTGATTTTTCAAGTTCGACATTTAGTTCTGAACCATTTTCTTTGTATGCTTTTTTTGTATATATTCTAATAAAGTAGATTCCAGTGTCATTTCCTAAAGCTAAAGAACTATCACCATAATAAACTTCAATATAGTCAACAAAATCTAAAGGAATATCACCCCAACCTAAAAAAGGAGATTGAGTATAAGGAGAACTAATCTCATGGTCATTTATAAAAAATCTAAAAAATCCACTAACCGTAGTTTTAGAACCAGCTAAAGATAAACTTGAATAACCAAATCTATTTTGGTTATAGTTCATAATAGGTAATTCTTTCAATATATCCCCTAACCTTTTGTATTGCATTAGACGAATATCTTTTTGAGAATAAATAAAAACATGACCTAATTTTTCATCTACTGTTTGTAAAGACTTTTCAGAAGTCTCTTGATATTTTTTTAGCAGATTATCTAATGACTGCGCAAAAATAACATTTGTAAATAAAAAACAGATAAAAAGTAGTTTTTTCATTTAGTGCCTATATAGAATTATATTACTTAATTGGATTATATTATCAAAAAGTGTCTTAATTTTTCTTCCAAATAAGTAGTATAGCAAACTAAAGTCACGCTTAGGTCAAAATTCTTTTATATTATTAACTTTTTTTTCTTATTTTTATATCAAAATACATTATTTTATTATTTTATAAAGAAGTTAAGTAAAATATACTTAGCTTCTTTTTTAAGATTTATAAAATTGCAAGTGCTTTTTCGTAGTCTGGTTCGTGTGATGTATCAGAAACTTGCTCTGTGTAGATTACTTTACCATTTTCATCTATTATTACAACTGCTCTTGAAAGAAGACCTTTCAATAATCCAGAAGTAAAAGTAACTTCATAATCTTTCCCAAAATCAGAACGAAATGATGAAGCCACTATAACATTATCGATTCCCTCAGTAGCACAAAATCTACTCGAAGCAAAAGGCAAATCAGCAGAAACACAAAGTACTTTTACATTTTTATTTTCTGTTGCTCTTTTATTGAACTCTCTTACAGACCTTGCACAAGTTGGTGTATCAATAGATGGAAAGATATTTAAAATAGTTTTTGACCCTTTTAAATCTGCAAGTGAAATTTCACTTAAATCTGTTTTTACTAAAGTAAAATCAGGAGCAGCATCACCCACTTTTGGTAACTCACCAAGAGTTTCGACAAGCTCCCCTTTTCTCATAACTTTTGACATTTTTCATTCCTTTTAAGTCTTATCTTAGTTTGTATTCATAAAGATTTTATAACTTTATTTATTAATATCTAGTTATTTATAATACTATTTTGTTTTTTTAATAATTCCAATCTAAAGATTATTATATTTTCTTCAAAACTTCCAATATCTTCACCATAGCCAAAGTATCAAGTTTACAATACTCTAAAAGTGAACTTCTCATCTTCTCTTTTTCTTCCTCTCTTAGCTTTGATAGATTTGCAAAGGCATTCATAGCTTGGCTTCCATTTTGTACACCTTCTAACTCTTTGTAGGCTTTTTCAAACTCTGGAACTAAGGCAGGTAATACATACTTGATAGAGTAACTTCCTTGCATACTTGGTGTTACATACCATTTCTTTTGGAAAGGTAGCATTAAGTCTTGCATATTTTCATTTATGGCTAGTAAGTGAGGACTTAGATTTGAAAAAAGGTTGGCTAGTCTTTTTATCACACCTTTTTCAAAACTCATATTGTAAGCCAATACTGTAACATCACTTGGGATATCTTCACATAGCCTTTGTGCTAGTTCATATCTACTATCTACACTATCCTCACTCAAATACTCTTTATGGATTAGCGTACCATCAACATATTCTATATGAAGTGAGTATTGAAAAGGGATTTGCTCGAAGGGTTTTATACCTTTGTACTCTGGTATTGCTTGTTGGTAGGTTTCAAAGTCTAAGTGATAGATTGGGTATGTGAGGTTTTCTAAAAAGGCTTTGATATTTTCTTTGTCTATGTAACTTACTTTTGATTTGTAGTTTTCTACTGCTTGAGCTTGATTTGCCGTCATATCAAAATCTTCTGGGATATCTTCTATATTTATAATACCTTGATTGTACAGTTCAACTTGCTTTTTACTTCCTAGATTGAAAATATTAAATATAGAATAATCTGGAATTTGTCTTTGAACTTTCCAACAATAGTTTTTAGCATCACACTCATAAGGTTTGTTACATTGTTTTCCTATATATATATCTGGCTCATTTACTTTATCTTCTAGGTAAGTTTCAAACTCTTTTAATATGCTTGGAATATTTGACTGTAGATTTTGTACTTCACTTGTGACATCAACTATTTTAAATAGTTTGTCTAGTTCTAAACTCTCACCTCTTACATACTCATTGTTTATATGTACTACACTTGCACTTTTTATACTAAAACCTAAGTTTTTAAGTACATAATACTGAATAGATACATCATGAAGATAGATATCTTTTACCTCCGTAGAACTTTTAACCTCATAGATAGATACACCATCATCTTCTACTTTTAAAATATCTACCATAATAAGTATGCCATCGTAATTTAAAGTAGCCTCGTAGATATTTGATACACCCTCTTCTATCCACTCTTTTGTAGTAACTATCATCTCATCATAGTTTGTAGTGTATAGTACTTCTTTTCCATCAGGAAAAAGCTGGCAAGCTAAGTCTCCTACTATATTCCCTGTTTCAAATATAGCTTGGGCTTGCTCATCTGGTGGTGTTAAAACACTTGGTTTGTATTTTTTAAGCCAAAGTGCTTTAGGGCATTGGATGCCTTTTGTGTAGAGGGATTTAGATAGGTTCATTATATTTCCTTTAAAAAAAGTCTTTTTAATTCGGAAATAGGCAGTTCTAAATAATTTTTCTTACAATAACAAGAAGAACATTTTCTCCAATTGAAATAATCTTTTGAAATAATTCCCTTTTCTATAACCTTTTTTAATTCTTCTTTTAATTTTTCACTAAATACTATAGACTCTTTTTCAATTTGAACTAGTGGATCATCAATAATGATTTCTTCTAAATAATCAAATAATATAGGATCTGATGTATTCTTTATCGTAAACATTTTTCTTTGTAATTCATATTTGTCCCAATCTTCTCTTAACTCATCTACACTTTTAAAATACTTATCCTCTTCTGTGTCAGATTCTTTCCAATAAATAGGATTATTTTTAGTAACATATACATCAAATATATCATCTTTTAAAAATTCTATACTAAACTTAAATAAAATAGGACCATAATAATTTTGTCTTGAAAAACGATCATGTAAATCTACTATATCTATAAAAACATCATTCCAAACATCATATTTTTTATCTAGTTCATCAGAAGTCTGTAAAGTCTGAAATAAACCTTTTTTTTCAACTAACCCTCGTGACATCAAACCTTTATTTTCAATAAATGTCAATGATGTAGTTAATGTATTAGCATGAAAAAAATTTTTTATATCTTTTTCTTTTAAAAGTTTATATAATTCTATATTATTTAATTTCACTTATAAATCCTTTATTTTATTGCTGATAATTCTTGAAATTCTTTTATTGCATATTCATCAGTCATACCACTTATAAAATCTATCAATAAACGCCCTCTATAATACCATTCAAGAATTTTAAATTTAAATCCTTTAATGTTTTTCTTATTTAGTTCATCTATAACTTTTTCATAAGAACTGATATGTTTATTTGATAAACGTTTAAAAAGTCTAGATTCAATTGGTGTATCATTTTTTTCACCATTAATTAGACATAAAAATTTTTTATTTGGTAAAGTTAACAATGGTTTATAGCAATCTAATAATCCTCTAATTGAAGAATTACCTTTAAGTTCAAGTAACTCAACTTCATCATCACTAAAAACATGTTTAAATGCAACATTTTTTAATACTTTTAATGCAATATGATATTTACTATTATCTTCTAATAATGCCTTATTAAAATATCCATTATAGATATCCTTATGATTTTCTAAAAAAACCTTTGCTGCATATTGTACAAGTTCATTAACTAACTGTGTTCTAAAATTTATGATAAAAGTATTAACTTTTAATCTTTTTACTTTTTTTGCTTTTTGATAATTTTCTTCTGCTATACACTTAATATATATACCCTTACCTTTATATTCTTCTTTTGAAGCTTCTTGTACAATTATTTCATACAATTTTTTCAAGGATAAAATACCTTTATCAACAGCATCTTCTAAATCTGCTATACCATAAGAAATATCATCTGCAGCTTCCATTATATAAGTGAGAGGAAATCTGTGACCATTTTTCATCTTCAATTCTGTACATACTTCTTGAACAAACTCTTCTTCACTATAATAGAATCCAGGTTTTTTCTTTAAATAACTAAAAGGAGAACTATTATTTGGCTTATTCTCATAAGCAACTCTAGTATATTTTAAAATTGAAGCGATTTGACTATAAGTCAAATTTAAACTTTGTAGATTATGGACTATTCTAACTCCTTGAGCATTTCCCTCAAAATTACATATATCCTTTTCTAGTTTCTTTTTTAATACTTTTACTTCTGGTTCAAGTAAAGAATTTTGTTTTATGTTTAAAGCTTTGTTAAAACATTTTATTCCTTTTGATTTCATCCAAACATTTATTGCTAATTCACCAAAATGACCAAAAGGAGGATTTCCTATATCATGCATTAAACTTGCCATTTCTGAAGTTGAAATAAAGGCTTCTTCTAAGCCTTGCAAATTATATTTTTTAAGCTTATTATTTTTCCTTAACTCTTTAAGAATAGATTTTGAAATATATCTAGCTGTTTGTTGAACTTCTAAGGAATGAGTTAACCTACTTCTAACAGCTGCATTAATTTCTAAAGGGAAAACTTGTGTTTTTTGCTGAAGTCTTCTAACAGCAGGAGAATTCACAATTCTTCCTCTATTACTTTCTGTGGCTAAATCAATATCACTACTAACACTTCTTTGATATTTCCGAGTACAAGTTATTTTTTTTCTATAATCAATCATAAGTTTTCCTTTTTAGATTCTTCTAATTTATCAAATATTCTAATAAATTTATTACATCCCCTACAATTTCCACATGGAATATTCTTTTTATGGCAAGAATGAGCACAAAACAATATAGATTTAGGTATTTTAGATTTTTCTATAAGTTCCATTGCTGTCATATTAATAGCTGGTGCTTCTACTATAATTCCACCTTCTTGAAAAGATATTAATTCACTTATAAGTTTTGTAAATTTATCTGTACCATCTTTAAATTGTTCATCAGGTTTTAAAGAACCAATTAAAATCTTTTTAACTTTAAATTTAAGCAAGTACATTGCAGCAAATGTAATTAAAAGTTGATTTCGATAAGGCCACCAATCACTATGTGGTGCGTATTCATTAGTAGTTAGATTTTTAGACAAATCACCAGATCCTAATTCAGCACAATTAATACTCAATACATAATGTTTTATATTTAATATTTTACATGCATATTCAGCAGCATTAATTTCTGCTTTAGCACAATTTTGACCATAATCAATAGTTAATGCTATATCAGGTTTTTTCCAATATAAAATTGAAATTGAATCCATTCCTCCAGATAAAAGTAAAGCTGTCATTTTGTTCTAGTAACTTCCCAAATTACTTTATATATTGAAGTAGCAAAATCACTTTCTATAATACAACCTGAACCTTCAAACATCGTCATATTGATAGGAGTTTTATTTTCTATAAATATTACGACAGGTATCCCTTTAGAAATAGCATAACCCACTTCAAAAATAGTACCAGGATCATAGTCATTAAGTACTGCATATAAAATATTAGATTCATCTACACCTTTCAAATCTTCTTTTGCTACTGTATCAGACTTTCCATATCCAACATCATGTAAAGGTGAGAAAACATTTGCTCCAAACTTTTCAAGCTGAAACTTTGCTTCTTCTATTAACCAACGATCTGCCATAGTAAAAAAAGGACCTGCTAAATAAATTTTTTTATCAAATTTAGTTTTATCTATTCCTACCTTTTTAAATAAACCTAAATTATTTAAAGATTCTCTTTTTATCTGTAAAACTTGGTCATTACAATATAATGCTGTTGCTAAAGAAGCCTTTTGTGCAGCTGCAGTAGGTTCAATTTTTTCTTTTGCCCATAAATATCCAAATACTGCAACAAAAACATCACCTGAGCCAATTTTAAAAACATTTTCCGTCTCATATGCATCAATATGAAAGTATTTATCATCATGAAATAAATATGCACCAAAAGGACCATCTTTTAAAATTAAAACTTCCAATTGATGTGTTTTTTCAAATAAATCTTTTACAATCAAATCAATATTTTCTTTTTTAGTAAAATTTTTTGCTTCTTCTACATTCATAACAATTGCCAAATGATTAAAAGTAGAACCATTCTCTGTAATCAATGACGGATTATTCTCTGATTGTGGATCATAAATTAAATAATTTGCATTAACTATAGGATTTAGTGACTCCATCATTCCATAGCAAATTACAATATCCTCTTTTATATTCATTTGAACTTGTGTTTCAATAGGATTATTTAGTGTATGTATATTTGGTGCTGATAAAGAATGATAATATTCAAAATTAATCATTTCTGAGGAAAAAAAGGTATTTGTTTTTATTCTAAAGGTCTTTGAAAAATATTTAAATTCTTTTTCTTTTTCTTTATGAACATAA harbors:
- a CDS encoding DUF2779 domain-containing protein, whose product is MNLSKSLYTKGIQCPKALWLKKYKPSVLTPPDEQAQAIFETGNIVGDLACQLFPDGKEVLYTTNYDEMIVTTKEWIEEGVSNIYEATLNYDGILIMVDILKVEDDGVSIYEVKSSTEVKDIYLHDVSIQYYVLKNLGFSIKSASVVHINNEYVRGESLELDKLFKIVDVTSEVQNLQSNIPSILKEFETYLEDKVNEPDIYIGKQCNKPYECDAKNYCWKVQRQIPDYSIFNIFNLGSKKQVELYNQGIINIEDIPEDFDMTANQAQAVENYKSKVSYIDKENIKAFLENLTYPIYHLDFETYQQAIPEYKGIKPFEQIPFQYSLHIEYVDGTLIHKEYLSEDSVDSRYELAQRLCEDIPSDVTVLAYNMSFEKGVIKRLANLFSNLSPHLLAINENMQDLMLPFQKKWYVTPSMQGSYSIKYVLPALVPEFEKAYKELEGVQNGSQAMNAFANLSKLREEEKEKMRSSLLEYCKLDTLAMVKILEVLKKI
- a CDS encoding PfkB family carbohydrate kinase, yielding MINVIGGFYKELCLYPEWDYNYGSGGRASAILSSLGAEVCFHSYVHKEKEKEFKYFSKTFRIKTNTFFSSEMINFEYYHSLSAPNIHTLNNPIETQVQMNIKEDIVICYGMMESLNPIVNANYLIYDPQSENNPSLITENGSTFNHLAIVMNVEEAKNFTKKENIDLIVKDLFEKTHQLEVLILKDGPFGAYLFHDDKYFHIDAYETENVFKIGSGDVFVAVFGYLWAKEKIEPTAAAQKASLATALYCNDQVLQIKRESLNNLGLFKKVGIDKTKFDKKIYLAGPFFTMADRWLIEEAKFQLEKFGANVFSPLHDVGYGKSDTVAKEDLKGVDESNILYAVLNDYDPGTIFEVGYAISKGIPVVIFIENKTPINMTMFEGSGCIIESDFATSIYKVIWEVTRTK
- the dgt gene encoding dGTPase — encoded protein: MIDYRKKITCTRKYQRSVSSDIDLATESNRGRIVNSPAVRRLQQKTQVFPLEINAAVRSRLTHSLEVQQTARYISKSILKELRKNNKLKKYNLQGLEEAFISTSEMASLMHDIGNPPFGHFGELAINVWMKSKGIKCFNKALNIKQNSLLEPEVKVLKKKLEKDICNFEGNAQGVRIVHNLQSLNLTYSQIASILKYTRVAYENKPNNSSPFSYLKKKPGFYYSEEEFVQEVCTELKMKNGHRFPLTYIMEAADDISYGIADLEDAVDKGILSLKKLYEIIVQEASKEEYKGKGIYIKCIAEENYQKAKKVKRLKVNTFIINFRTQLVNELVQYAAKVFLENHKDIYNGYFNKALLEDNSKYHIALKVLKNVAFKHVFSDDEVELLELKGNSSIRGLLDCYKPLLTLPNKKFLCLINGEKNDTPIESRLFKRLSNKHISSYEKVIDELNKKNIKGFKFKILEWYYRGRLLIDFISGMTDEYAIKEFQELSAIK
- the tpx gene encoding thiol peroxidase, with translation MSKVMRKGELVETLGELPKVGDAAPDFTLVKTDLSEISLADLKGSKTILNIFPSIDTPTCARSVREFNKRATENKNVKVLCVSADLPFASSRFCATEGIDNVIVASSFRSDFGKDYEVTFTSGLLKGLLSRAVVIIDENGKVIYTEQVSDTSHEPDYEKALAIL
- a CDS encoding 7-cyano-7-deazaguanine synthase yields the protein MTALLLSGGMDSISILYWKKPDIALTIDYGQNCAKAEINAAEYACKILNIKHYVLSINCAELGSGDLSKNLTTNEYAPHSDWWPYRNQLLITFAAMYLLKFKVKKILIGSLKPDEQFKDGTDKFTKLISELISFQEGGIIVEAPAINMTAMELIEKSKIPKSILFCAHSCHKKNIPCGNCRGCNKFIRIFDKLEESKKENL
- a CDS encoding bifunctional diguanylate cyclase/phosphodiesterase encodes the protein MSTLKNSFYLILFSFLSAIFLTFLLFGIIKLEEKIQSEMIEISTADVKSIVQNSADLIQGTLSTKSQFSTQILKSHTIHKKIETNLETLVTQNIKYAYLLYKDKRGVFRFLVDGAKKSNKAFLNQKFDIDNEKWVDVYKTKQPLIIQNKLLKQISITYLVPILNKDKVELLLAIDFSIKKVKEINKIISWIKDSLIATLFILVLFLLVLLIQSKRYNSVKKTAYIDKLTNVYNRNYLQEYESFINLDDYIIAAIDIDYFKLVNDTYGHDAGDKILKNIGRIILNSTRKKDDIVIRYGGEEFLILAKTKRIDSYTAINVIERIFTNIQKDKFQINENETIDITVSIGVNLEPHKSKTFAKAFKLADIALYSAKSKGRNNIQIYNEKNISNEKCKLTINEIKEAIDEKRVVCHYQKIVDTSTQDTVRYEALLRIVKKDGTIAYPNEILPVINGTFILRNISKRVLKICFEKLITNKSILLNVNLNPQDIVNDTILNMLETMSLKHENLANRLGIEITENEDLTNNKEAKKNILRLKKWGYQIYIDDFGSGYSNFTYLAQIKTDFIKIDGELIEKILTDKVSFMLVKSIVGFANDAGIKVIAEYVSSKEIYDKLKELNVDYLQGFYFSKPCELKNDEV
- a CDS encoding TonB-dependent receptor plug domain-containing protein — protein: MKKLLFICFLFTNVIFAQSLDNLLKKYQETSEKSLQTVDEKLGHVFIYSQKDIRLMQYKRLGDILKELPIMNYNQNRFGYSSLSLAGSKTTVSGFFRFFINDHEISSPYTQSPFLGWGDIPLDFVDYIEVYYGDSSLALGNDTGIYFIRIYTKKAYKENGSELNVELEKSGTNAESFMHSQTLENGWSYLAYFRKYNKHQTEQYKGQDLDNNETRNYGYLQLNKDKTNIDIGYSKAEKDVFMGISSDVVPDDGKINTKDFYVDITRKFLYDNSLKARLSYNVNYRENEETNSALPNPMVGLSLTPVLDFGPGLPFSVPQKFEEKLKFTKIDASLTKDFKYKNNNLLTGISFSKKDYDVKSRKTTNFLNQVTEYDDAYNGFNEEKVYSLFFENEYKVFDNFSFIVNSKINKYKRNDLVEDTTDKLYRVGFIYTPYENLGFKTFYTRTILPPTFYSVDFADKSTKTDLNSQKYDVYTAEGVFTTENSKFRVIFNDVRITDFLYLTPVGFRNIEEQVHSKGLTFKYDYQLDANNKIVLNYYTTKLNQELNNSSKGGYAKFFGEHGKFSYFTSVIYRNSYSYIDTHVPSSYDLNMGVTYNYTDDFSISLRGSNLLDKSTESLYQDGLVDGSNFSYEDRQKNFMLSMKWVF